In Deltaproteobacteria bacterium, a single genomic region encodes these proteins:
- the nadB gene encoding L-aspartate oxidase → MINIPTSRLPVTSTDFLVIGSGVAGLLAAIELSRYGEVLVLTKDEASAGSSGHAQGGIAVVLSDEDEITFHFDDTIAAGAGLCNEEAVRVLVEEGPDHILELIAWGARFDREGSKLAFTREAAHSKRRIVHSHGDSTGKEVVRSLLAHVKTLRNIRKFDYHYTIDLLMHDGACYGVYLLDERKKEISAITAKATVLATGGSGYLYQRTSNPSVATGDGMAMAYRSGAKLVDMEFVQFHPTTLYLPGAPSFLLSEAMRGEGAKLLNIFGRKFVGNYHPERELAPRDIVSRAIVSEMVSTKSFHVYLDLTHLDAAFVRRRFPQIYSTCLSYGIDITRDRIPVSPAAHYMMGGVETDLDGATNLPGLFAAGEVACTGVHGANRLASNSLLEGIVFGTRAGKAAARYGEQIHTLPDRIANPYADRPVAAHESPAELNELRGMLRKLMWDRVGIIRCGKSLSEAVERLQDWTPCLEEIYHEKNGLELQNMITVATLITRAALERRESVGAHYRTDFPEQTTTVKQHRIQQSA, encoded by the coding sequence ATGATAAACATCCCGACATCCAGACTCCCCGTAACCTCGACCGATTTCCTCGTCATCGGCAGCGGTGTGGCCGGACTCCTGGCCGCCATCGAATTGAGCCGATACGGAGAAGTACTGGTCCTCACCAAGGACGAGGCCTCGGCGGGAAGTTCCGGCCATGCCCAGGGGGGCATTGCCGTTGTCTTAAGCGACGAAGACGAGATCACCTTCCATTTCGACGACACCATCGCCGCCGGCGCAGGTCTCTGCAACGAAGAAGCGGTCCGGGTCCTGGTCGAGGAAGGCCCGGATCATATCCTTGAGTTGATCGCCTGGGGGGCCCGCTTCGACCGGGAAGGATCAAAACTTGCCTTCACCCGGGAGGCGGCCCACAGCAAGCGGCGGATCGTCCATTCTCATGGTGATTCCACCGGCAAGGAGGTCGTCCGCAGCCTGCTGGCCCATGTCAAGACCCTGCGAAATATCCGAAAATTCGATTACCACTACACCATCGATCTGTTGATGCACGACGGTGCCTGTTACGGAGTCTACCTTCTTGACGAACGGAAGAAAGAGATCTCGGCAATTACGGCCAAGGCCACCGTGCTGGCCACCGGAGGGTCCGGATATCTTTACCAGCGAACTTCCAATCCGTCGGTAGCGACGGGCGACGGCATGGCCATGGCCTACCGGAGCGGAGCCAAACTGGTTGACATGGAGTTTGTACAGTTCCATCCGACCACCCTCTATCTTCCGGGAGCGCCTTCATTTCTCCTTTCCGAGGCAATGCGCGGCGAAGGGGCAAAGCTCCTGAATATTTTCGGACGGAAATTTGTCGGCAATTATCATCCCGAACGGGAACTGGCTCCACGGGATATCGTCAGCAGGGCCATTGTATCGGAAATGGTCTCCACCAAAAGCTTTCATGTCTATCTCGACCTCACCCATCTCGATGCTGCCTTTGTCCGTCGGCGGTTCCCGCAGATCTATTCTACCTGTCTCTCCTACGGGATCGACATTACACGGGACCGAATCCCCGTCAGTCCTGCCGCCCATTATATGATGGGGGGTGTGGAAACCGATCTCGACGGAGCGACGAATCTTCCGGGCCTCTTCGCCGCCGGGGAAGTCGCCTGCACCGGGGTCCACGGTGCCAACCGTCTGGCCAGCAATTCCCTCCTCGAAGGAATCGTCTTCGGGACTCGTGCGGGAAAAGCAGCCGCCCGCTATGGAGAACAGATTCATACGCTCCCGGACCGGATCGCCAACCCTTATGCCGACCGGCCGGTTGCCGCCCATGAATCGCCGGCTGAGCTTAATGAACTTCGCGGCATGCTACGGAAACTGATGTGGGACCGGGTCGGCATCATTCGATGCGGGAAATCGCTCTCCGAAGCCGTGGAACGTCTGCAGGATTGGACACCCTGTCTTGAAGAAATCTATCACGAAAAAAACGGGCTGGAACTACAGAACATGATCACCGTGGCCACCCTGATCACCCGGGCCGCCCTGGAACGCCGAGAAAGCGTCGGTGCCCATTACCGGACCGATTTCCCCGAACAAACAACTACGGTCAAGCAACACCGGATCCAGCAGAGCGCTTAA